The Latilactobacillus sakei subsp. sakei DSM 20017 = JCM 1157 genome includes a window with the following:
- a CDS encoding nucleobase:cation symporter-2 family protein: MADFQSDSARTIEPAPKLSHIKAAILGLQHLLAMYSGDVLIPLLVGAALHFNAAQMTYLVSVDIFMCGIATLLQLKRTPLTGIALPVVLGCAVEYVGPLTAIGTNSQLGIDVMYGSIIGAGVFILLISGVVARLRWLFPPIVTGSLITLIGFTLIPVAFQNLGGGDITAKSFGSVPNLIAGFSTIVLILIFSIWGRGFIQQIAILIGIIGGTLVGAAVGLVSLDPVGQASWFKLPELFYFGTPRFEWTSIASMSLAALTTMIESIGVFFALGEIVGRNITSNDLKRGFRAEGLAAILGGLFNTFPYSTFSQNVGIVQLSGIKTKKPVYYSAFFLIFLGLLPKIGAVATIIPTSVLGGAMVVMFGIVGIQGIKMLHKVDLEDNRNLLVATLSIGMGLGIAIHPTLLQALPASVQTILGNGLVVGSLTAVILNLLVNYRSLIEAKHQQ, from the coding sequence TTTCCAGTCCGACTCAGCACGTACTATTGAACCAGCTCCAAAGCTTTCTCATATTAAAGCGGCCATTTTAGGCCTGCAACATCTTCTAGCAATGTATTCTGGTGACGTCCTGATTCCATTATTAGTCGGCGCAGCACTTCACTTTAACGCCGCACAGATGACTTACCTTGTCTCTGTCGATATTTTCATGTGTGGGATCGCCACGTTACTCCAATTGAAACGAACACCTTTAACCGGGATTGCTTTACCCGTCGTCTTGGGCTGTGCGGTCGAATACGTCGGTCCACTAACCGCTATCGGGACTAACAGTCAATTAGGGATTGACGTCATGTACGGTAGTATTATCGGCGCTGGGGTCTTCATCCTCTTAATTTCTGGTGTGGTTGCCCGCTTACGCTGGTTATTCCCACCAATCGTTACTGGTTCATTAATTACTTTAATCGGCTTCACTTTAATTCCCGTTGCCTTCCAAAATCTTGGTGGTGGCGATATTACTGCTAAGTCATTTGGGAGCGTCCCAAACTTAATCGCTGGTTTTTCAACGATTGTTCTGATTTTAATTTTTAGCATTTGGGGCCGCGGCTTCATTCAACAAATTGCAATTTTAATCGGCATTATCGGTGGGACATTAGTCGGCGCTGCTGTCGGATTGGTTTCACTTGATCCAGTTGGCCAAGCTAGCTGGTTTAAACTACCAGAACTCTTCTACTTCGGTACACCACGGTTTGAATGGACGTCAATCGCATCTATGTCATTGGCAGCCTTAACCACGATGATTGAATCAATCGGTGTTTTCTTCGCACTTGGCGAAATCGTCGGTCGTAATATCACAAGTAATGACTTAAAACGCGGTTTCCGCGCTGAAGGATTAGCCGCAATCTTAGGTGGCTTGTTCAATACCTTCCCTTATTCAACCTTCTCTCAAAACGTTGGGATTGTGCAATTATCAGGCATCAAAACAAAGAAACCTGTTTACTATTCAGCTTTCTTCCTCATCTTCTTGGGTCTCTTACCTAAGATTGGTGCGGTTGCCACGATTATTCCAACCTCAGTTTTAGGGGGTGCAATGGTCGTCATGTTTGGGATTGTTGGGATTCAAGGGATTAAAATGCTCCACAAGGTTGATCTTGAAGACAACCGTAACCTCTTAGTCGCAACCCTTTCAATCGGTATGGGCCTTGGGATTGCCATTCACCCAACCCTACTACAAGCTTTACCAGCTAGTGTCCAAACCATTCTGGGTAACGGCTTAGTTGTCGGCAGTTTAACAGCGGTGATCTTAAACCTCCTTGTTAACTACCGCTCGTTAATTGAAGCAAAACATCAACAATAA
- the dnaB gene encoding replicative DNA helicase — protein sequence MVNNELIEHTPPQNNEAEQAVLGAVFINSDALVEAMEYVTADDFYRKAHRLIFETMVELNERGEGIDAVTIKSELDARNQLEDIGGIGYLAELADAVPTAANVVYYAKIVSEKAMLRRLIQTAQNIVAKGYAQDEDVTDILDTAEQEIMAVSEQQNKAGFKSISDVLTTSIEHIDKLYQEEESITGLSTGYPDLDKITAGLHEDELIILAARPGVGKTAFVLNIAQNIGKMTNENVAIFSLEMGAEQLVNRMLCAEGSIDANHLRTGQLEESEWQNLIIAMGSLSKANIYIDDTPGVKMAEIRAKCRRLAKEKDGIGLIVVDYLQLIEGSGQENRQQEVSAISRQLKKLAKELRVPVIALSQLSRGVEQRQDKRPVLSDIRESGSIEQDADIVAFLYRDDYYRDEPGEDGEDGGSQPAPDPENADVGEVEVIIEKNRAGARGTVKLLFVKTYNKFSSISYSQGEY from the coding sequence ATGGTGAATAATGAACTAATCGAACATACGCCACCGCAGAATAATGAAGCGGAACAGGCGGTTTTAGGCGCTGTTTTCATTAATAGCGACGCATTAGTTGAAGCGATGGAATACGTGACTGCCGATGATTTCTATCGTAAGGCGCACCGCCTAATCTTCGAAACGATGGTTGAACTAAATGAACGGGGAGAAGGCATTGATGCGGTGACGATCAAGAGTGAACTTGATGCCCGCAATCAATTGGAAGATATCGGCGGGATTGGCTATTTGGCTGAATTAGCCGATGCAGTGCCAACCGCAGCCAACGTGGTTTATTACGCGAAGATTGTCTCTGAAAAAGCGATGCTTAGACGCTTAATTCAAACGGCACAAAATATTGTCGCCAAGGGTTACGCGCAAGACGAAGATGTAACGGATATTTTGGATACGGCTGAACAAGAAATCATGGCGGTTTCTGAACAGCAAAATAAAGCCGGCTTCAAGTCAATTTCAGACGTCCTAACCACGTCGATTGAACATATCGATAAGCTCTATCAAGAAGAAGAAAGTATTACCGGTCTTTCAACGGGCTATCCAGACCTCGATAAGATTACGGCTGGGTTGCATGAAGATGAATTGATCATCTTAGCGGCTCGTCCTGGGGTTGGGAAGACCGCCTTTGTCTTGAATATCGCACAAAATATCGGCAAAATGACTAACGAAAACGTCGCTATTTTTAGTTTGGAAATGGGTGCCGAACAACTGGTTAACCGGATGTTGTGTGCAGAAGGCAGTATTGATGCCAACCATTTAAGAACCGGTCAATTAGAAGAATCAGAATGGCAAAATCTGATTATTGCGATGGGCAGTTTGTCGAAAGCCAATATTTATATCGATGATACACCCGGCGTGAAAATGGCTGAAATTCGGGCTAAATGTCGGCGTTTAGCGAAGGAAAAAGATGGTATTGGCCTAATCGTGGTCGATTACTTGCAATTGATTGAAGGTTCCGGTCAAGAAAACCGGCAACAAGAAGTTTCAGCAATCTCTCGGCAATTGAAAAAGTTAGCGAAGGAATTACGGGTTCCCGTAATTGCCTTATCACAACTTTCTCGTGGCGTGGAACAACGTCAGGATAAACGACCAGTATTATCTGATATTCGTGAATCAGGATCAATCGAACAAGATGCCGATATCGTGGCTTTCTTGTATCGTGATGATTATTATCGTGATGAACCAGGTGAAGACGGCGAGGATGGTGGCAGCCAACCAGCACCAGATCCGGAAAATGCGGATGTCGGTGAGGTCGAAGTAATTATCGAAAAAAACCGGGCCGGCGCACGGGGCACGGTAAAGCTGTTATTCGTTAAAACCTATAATAAGTTCTCGTCAATATCGTATTCGCAAGGTGAATACTAA
- the rplI gene encoding 50S ribosomal protein L9: protein MKVIFLEDVRGKGKKGQVKDVPDGYAQNFLIKNGKAKPATTAAVSALKGQQHAEAKNAAAELAEAKVLKTKIEDDKTIVEVKSKAGEDSRLFGSIPSKQIAQALEQQYKIKVDKRKIDLPEPIKALGYRNVDVRIHPDVTATIRVHIVAE from the coding sequence ATGAAAGTTATTTTTTTAGAAGACGTACGCGGTAAAGGTAAAAAGGGCCAAGTGAAAGACGTGCCAGATGGTTACGCACAAAACTTCTTAATTAAAAACGGTAAGGCTAAACCAGCGACGACGGCCGCTGTCAGTGCTTTAAAAGGCCAACAACACGCTGAAGCTAAGAATGCCGCTGCTGAATTAGCAGAAGCTAAGGTTTTAAAGACGAAGATTGAAGACGATAAAACAATCGTTGAAGTGAAGTCTAAAGCTGGCGAAGACAGTCGTTTATTCGGTTCAATTCCAAGCAAACAAATCGCACAAGCCTTAGAACAACAATACAAAATCAAAGTTGATAAACGTAAAATTGATTTACCAGAACCAATCAAAGCGCTTGGTTATCGCAATGTTGACGTCCGGATTCACCCAGATGTAACAGCGACAATCCGGGTGCACATCGTCGCAGAATAA
- a CDS encoding DHH family phosphoesterase — translation MKNKIKQLKLPQFLDDARLRMVALVLLGLTAVSLIFAAMLNWLIALILFVLLIGTLITVLYAIETVTENTAKYVSDLSYRIKRGEQEALIKMPIGILLYNEKGEIQWTNPYLQQYLGNKEVLGKTIKEVDPELAELVVQNEDSNETKLVHWGDNQFQIIIQESIGVVYLLDITRYAAIEDRYEDEQVAIGQVFLDNYDEITQTMDDQAISNLNNYVTNELSRWANQFQMFLKRVDDDHFFVLAYAKSLHAAEKEKFKILDEIREETSKQNFPLTLSVGFAYGESDLAVLATTSQSNLDLALGRGGDQVVVKANDGQARFYGGKTNPMEKRTRVRARMISQALQEVFKQVDSIFVMGHIRPDMDALGASFGIRRIAEMNGKKCYVVVDQNNIHTDIQRLLEEVKGYPEIAVEVLSPEEAVEKATANSLLVMVDHSKPSITMAPKLYEKLAQRTIVLDHHRRGEEFPENPMLVYIEPYASSTCELVTEMFEYQPQNVANINKFEATTMLAGITVDTQSFSMRTGTRTFDAASYLRSVGADASMVQHLLKENVDNYIQKNHLIETIEMVEDNMALCMGEDNRSYDPVIAAQAADTLLSLSGIEAAFVIVKRPDGMIAISARSLGDVNVQVIMEKLGGGGHLSNAATQLKDATVSEAKAKLLAVLAELFDPEEAEENATND, via the coding sequence ATGAAAAATAAAATTAAGCAATTAAAATTACCGCAGTTTTTAGATGATGCGCGCTTGCGGATGGTGGCCCTAGTCTTATTAGGGTTGACCGCCGTCAGCCTGATCTTTGCAGCGATGTTAAATTGGCTCATCGCTTTGATTTTGTTCGTGCTCTTAATTGGGACCTTAATCACCGTCTTGTACGCGATTGAGACGGTCACGGAAAATACTGCCAAGTATGTTTCGGATTTGTCCTACCGGATTAAACGGGGCGAACAAGAGGCCTTAATCAAGATGCCAATCGGAATTTTGCTCTACAATGAAAAAGGCGAAATTCAATGGACCAATCCCTATTTACAACAATACTTGGGGAATAAGGAAGTCCTTGGAAAAACGATTAAAGAAGTCGATCCGGAATTGGCCGAATTAGTCGTCCAAAATGAAGATTCCAACGAAACTAAGCTCGTTCACTGGGGCGATAATCAATTCCAGATTATCATTCAAGAAAGTATCGGGGTGGTTTACCTTCTCGATATCACGCGTTATGCGGCGATTGAAGATCGTTATGAAGACGAACAGGTTGCAATCGGCCAAGTCTTTTTAGATAATTATGACGAAATCACCCAAACAATGGATGATCAAGCTATTTCTAATCTGAATAACTACGTCACTAACGAGCTCTCTCGGTGGGCTAATCAGTTCCAAATGTTCTTAAAACGGGTTGATGATGATCATTTCTTCGTCCTCGCCTACGCCAAGTCGCTCCACGCGGCTGAAAAAGAGAAGTTTAAGATTCTCGATGAGATTCGTGAAGAAACTTCAAAACAAAACTTCCCGTTAACCTTGAGTGTTGGCTTTGCCTATGGGGAATCTGATTTAGCCGTTTTAGCGACGACTTCTCAGAGTAATTTAGATTTAGCACTTGGCCGTGGTGGTGATCAGGTGGTCGTTAAGGCCAACGATGGGCAAGCCCGGTTCTACGGTGGTAAAACGAACCCGATGGAAAAACGGACTCGAGTGCGTGCGCGCATGATTTCGCAAGCCTTGCAGGAAGTTTTCAAGCAGGTCGATTCAATCTTTGTCATGGGGCATATTCGGCCTGATATGGATGCGCTCGGTGCGTCCTTTGGGATTCGGCGGATTGCTGAAATGAACGGCAAGAAATGTTATGTCGTGGTTGATCAAAACAATATTCATACCGATATTCAACGTTTGTTGGAAGAGGTTAAGGGTTATCCGGAAATTGCAGTCGAAGTCCTTTCCCCTGAAGAAGCAGTGGAAAAGGCAACGGCTAACAGTTTATTAGTAATGGTTGATCATTCCAAACCATCGATTACGATGGCGCCTAAATTGTATGAGAAATTGGCGCAACGGACAATTGTGCTTGATCACCATCGTCGGGGGGAAGAGTTCCCAGAAAACCCAATGTTGGTTTATATCGAACCCTACGCCTCTTCAACGTGTGAGTTAGTGACTGAAATGTTTGAATACCAACCACAAAACGTGGCCAACATTAACAAGTTTGAAGCAACCACGATGTTAGCCGGGATTACGGTTGATACGCAGTCGTTTTCAATGCGGACCGGGACGCGGACGTTTGATGCCGCTAGTTATTTGCGGTCTGTCGGAGCGGACGCATCAATGGTCCAACATCTGTTAAAAGAAAACGTCGATAATTATATTCAAAAGAATCATTTGATTGAAACCATTGAAATGGTTGAGGACAATATGGCATTATGTATGGGGGAAGACAATCGCAGTTATGATCCCGTCATTGCAGCTCAAGCAGCTGATACCCTCTTGTCGTTATCTGGCATTGAAGCGGCCTTTGTTATTGTGAAACGCCCAGACGGCATGATTGCCATCTCGGCACGCAGTTTAGGGGACGTCAATGTTCAAGTGATTATGGAAAAATTGGGTGGCGGTGGTCACTTATCCAACGCGGCAACCCAATTGAAGGATGCGACGGTTTCAGAAGCCAAAGCTAAGTTATTAGCCGTTCTGGCCGAATTATTTGATCCAGAAGAAGCGGAAGAAAACGCAACTAACGATTAA
- the rpsR gene encoding 30S ribosomal protein S18, which yields MAQQRRGGNRRRRKVDFIAANHIEYIDYKDTDLLKRFISERGKILPRRVSGTSAKNQRRLTIAIKRARIMGLLPFVTED from the coding sequence ATGGCTCAACAAAGAAGAGGCGGCAACCGTCGTCGTCGTAAGGTTGATTTCATCGCTGCTAACCACATCGAATATATCGACTACAAAGACACTGATTTATTGAAACGTTTTATCTCAGAACGTGGTAAGATTTTACCTCGTCGGGTATCTGGTACAAGTGCTAAGAACCAACGTCGTTTGACAATTGCAATCAAACGCGCACGGATCATGGGCTTATTACCATTCGTTACAGAAGACTAA
- the ssb gene encoding single-stranded DNA-binding protein produces MINRVVLVGRLTRDVDLRYTSSGAAVGTFSMAVNRQFTNANGDREADFINCVIWRKSAENFANFTKKGSLVGVDGRLQTRNYENQQGQRVYVTEVVVDNFSLLESRTTTEQRQGDGASQNFNSNQSNGSQQSGFTSPQQTGNAPAANNTQADPFANNGQAIDISDDDLPF; encoded by the coding sequence ATGATTAATCGAGTTGTACTCGTTGGTCGGCTAACACGCGATGTTGACTTACGTTACACTTCTAGTGGTGCTGCAGTTGGGACTTTCTCAATGGCAGTTAACCGTCAATTCACGAACGCTAACGGCGATCGTGAAGCAGACTTTATTAATTGTGTCATTTGGCGTAAATCAGCGGAAAATTTCGCTAACTTTACTAAAAAGGGCTCATTAGTAGGGGTTGATGGCCGTCTACAAACTAGAAATTATGAAAATCAACAAGGTCAACGTGTCTACGTGACTGAAGTGGTTGTCGATAATTTCTCATTGTTAGAATCACGGACAACAACAGAGCAACGGCAAGGTGATGGCGCAAGTCAGAACTTTAATAGTAATCAAAGCAATGGTAGCCAACAATCTGGATTTACCAGCCCTCAACAAACGGGTAACGCACCAGCCGCAAATAACACTCAAGCCGATCCATTTGCAAATAATGGTCAAGCGATTGATATTTCGGATGATGACTTACCTTTCTAA
- the rpsF gene encoding 30S ribosomal protein S6, with the protein MAQSKYEVTYIISTTLDEESKTALVNRFDGILKDNGAEVVDSKDWSKRRLAYEINNQHEGIYHIVNVLADNDEALNEFDRLAKIDGAILRHMIVKRED; encoded by the coding sequence ATGGCTCAATCAAAATACGAAGTTACTTATATCATCTCAACAACACTTGATGAAGAAAGTAAAACAGCCCTTGTCAACCGTTTCGACGGCATCTTAAAAGACAACGGTGCTGAAGTGGTTGATTCAAAAGACTGGTCAAAACGTCGTTTAGCTTATGAAATCAACAATCAACACGAAGGCATTTACCATATCGTAAATGTTTTAGCTGATAATGATGAAGCTTTAAACGAATTTGATCGTCTAGCTAAGATTGATGGCGCAATTTTACGTCATATGATCGTTAAACGCGAAGACTAA
- the gyrA gene encoding DNA gyrase subunit A has protein sequence MANENGQDGRIENVNLSKTMRKSFLEYAMSVIVARALPDVRDGLKPVQRRILYGMSELGVTPEKPYKKSARIVGDVMGKYHPHGDSAIYEAMVRMAQEFSYRYMLVDGHGNFGSVDGDGAAAMRYTEARMSKMAVEMLRDINKNTIDYVPNYDESEREPAVLPARFPNLLVNGATGIAVGMTTNIPPHNLAEVISAIHILMDNPDATTADLMDALPGPDFPTGGLVMGKSGIRHAYESGKGTITLRAKVDVEVKKNGRERIIVTEIPYMVNKAKLVERIAELARDKRLEGITDLNDESDRDGMRIVIDVRRDMSASVILNNLYKLTPLQTSFSFNMVAIVNGAPKVLSLKSILEHYLVHQEEVIRRRTEFDLKKAEARAHILAGLRIALDHIDAIIQIIRSSKTGDTAKVLLMERYDLSDKQAQAILDMRLVRLTGLERDKVENEYNNLMALITDLKDILAKPERIKKIIYDELLEIQSKFGDKRRTELLVGEVLSIEDEDLIEEEDVVIALTHNGYIKRLPASEFKVQNRGGRGIQGMGVHDDDFIEHLISTSTHEVLLFFTNTGKVYRAKGYEIPEYGRTAKGIPIINLLGINSDERVQTVVNIGKEVKPEQALFFITRLGTVKRTAVGEFANIRSNGLKALTLHEDDELSNVLMTDGQQNIFIGTHNGYAVSFSETAVRSMGRTAAGVRGIRLREGDYVVGSDLLIPGQEILVISEKGYGKRTAVSDYPIKGRGGKGIKTANITEKNGPLAGIAAVTGEEDILLITDTGVLIRFKVANVSQTGRATLGVRLIRVDDEAKVATMAKVEAEPDEPETQTATTEPTVPTENVTDTGLAQVDDLLARAEENQNEPNND, from the coding sequence ATGGCAAACGAAAATGGCCAAGATGGTCGGATTGAAAACGTCAATTTATCTAAAACAATGCGTAAATCATTCCTTGAATACGCAATGAGTGTCATTGTTGCCCGTGCTTTACCAGACGTTCGTGATGGTTTAAAGCCCGTACAACGCCGTATTTTATACGGGATGAGTGAATTAGGGGTTACCCCTGAAAAACCTTATAAGAAGTCCGCCAGAATCGTTGGGGACGTTATGGGGAAGTACCATCCACATGGTGATTCAGCGATTTATGAAGCAATGGTGCGGATGGCGCAAGAATTTAGTTATCGTTACATGTTAGTTGATGGTCATGGGAACTTTGGGTCTGTCGATGGTGATGGCGCGGCTGCGATGCGTTATACCGAAGCTCGGATGAGTAAAATGGCTGTTGAAATGTTACGCGATATCAACAAAAATACAATCGATTATGTGCCTAACTACGATGAATCAGAACGCGAACCTGCTGTTTTACCAGCGCGCTTCCCGAACCTGTTAGTCAATGGGGCCACTGGGATTGCGGTCGGGATGACGACCAATATTCCACCTCATAATTTGGCTGAAGTGATCAGTGCCATCCATATTTTGATGGATAATCCTGATGCAACAACCGCCGACTTGATGGATGCTTTACCAGGACCTGACTTCCCAACTGGTGGGTTAGTAATGGGTAAATCTGGCATTCGTCATGCGTATGAATCCGGTAAAGGAACGATTACGTTACGGGCCAAAGTCGATGTTGAAGTTAAGAAAAACGGTCGCGAACGGATTATCGTGACTGAAATTCCTTACATGGTCAACAAAGCAAAATTGGTCGAAAGAATTGCCGAATTAGCACGGGACAAGCGTCTTGAAGGGATCACTGATTTAAACGATGAATCTGATCGTGACGGGATGCGGATCGTGATTGATGTTCGTCGTGATATGAGTGCTTCAGTGATTTTAAATAATCTCTACAAACTCACACCATTACAAACCTCATTCTCATTCAACATGGTGGCCATCGTTAACGGTGCCCCAAAAGTCTTAAGCTTAAAATCAATTCTTGAACACTACTTAGTGCATCAAGAAGAAGTGATTCGTCGTCGGACTGAATTTGATTTGAAGAAAGCCGAAGCAAGAGCCCATATCTTGGCCGGTTTGCGAATTGCATTAGATCATATCGATGCTATTATTCAAATCATCCGGAGTTCAAAGACTGGTGATACCGCTAAAGTCTTGTTGATGGAACGTTATGACTTATCTGACAAACAAGCCCAAGCTATTTTGGATATGCGACTCGTTCGTTTAACCGGTTTGGAACGTGACAAAGTTGAAAATGAATACAATAATTTGATGGCGTTGATCACTGATTTGAAAGATATCTTAGCCAAACCAGAACGGATTAAGAAAATCATTTATGATGAATTGTTAGAAATTCAAAGTAAATTTGGCGACAAACGTCGGACTGAATTATTGGTCGGCGAAGTCCTCAGTATCGAAGATGAAGACCTAATCGAAGAAGAAGATGTAGTGATTGCCTTGACGCATAACGGCTACATCAAACGCTTGCCAGCGAGTGAATTTAAAGTTCAAAATCGTGGCGGCCGTGGGATTCAAGGGATGGGTGTTCACGATGATGATTTCATCGAACACTTAATCTCAACTTCAACGCATGAAGTGCTCCTCTTCTTTACGAATACTGGGAAAGTTTACCGTGCTAAAGGGTATGAAATTCCAGAATACGGTCGAACAGCCAAGGGGATTCCAATTATTAATCTCTTAGGGATTAATTCGGATGAACGCGTTCAAACCGTGGTCAATATCGGTAAGGAAGTCAAGCCTGAACAAGCCTTGTTCTTCATTACCCGCTTAGGGACGGTTAAACGGACAGCCGTTGGCGAATTTGCCAATATCCGGAGCAACGGTCTGAAAGCATTGACCTTGCATGAAGATGATGAGTTGAGCAACGTCTTAATGACTGATGGGCAACAAAACATCTTTATCGGGACGCATAATGGTTACGCCGTTTCCTTCAGTGAAACAGCCGTTCGTTCAATGGGGCGGACAGCAGCCGGCGTTCGTGGGATTCGTCTACGCGAAGGCGACTACGTTGTTGGTTCTGACTTGTTGATTCCGGGCCAAGAAATCTTAGTGATTTCTGAAAAAGGTTACGGGAAACGAACAGCCGTTAGCGATTACCCAATCAAGGGTCGTGGTGGTAAAGGGATTAAGACTGCCAATATCACTGAAAAGAATGGCCCATTAGCCGGGATTGCAGCAGTAACTGGTGAAGAAGATATTCTCTTGATTACTGATACTGGCGTCTTGATTCGTTTCAAGGTGGCTAACGTGTCACAAACCGGTCGGGCAACACTTGGTGTGCGCTTGATCCGTGTGGATGACGAAGCGAAGGTGGCAACAATGGCCAAAGTCGAAGCTGAACCAGATGAACCTGAAACACAAACTGCAACGACTGAACCAACAGTGCCAACTGAGAACGTAACGGACACTGGCTTAGCACAAGTTGATGATTTATTAGCCCGTGCTGAAGAGAATCAAAACGAACCAAATAACGACTAA
- the gyrB gene encoding DNA topoisomerase (ATP-hydrolyzing) subunit B gives MADDQLNKETEAQIEAKEERAKSYDASQIQVLEGLEAVRKRPGMYIGTTSSQGLHHLVWEIIDNGIDEALAGFATEINVVVEPDNSITVTDDGRGIPVGIQAKTGKSALETVFTILHAGGKFGGGGYKVSGGLHGVGASVVNALSTELDAVVTQGGKRYYIDFKRGKVQTPMKMIGDAPEHEHGTKVHFVPDPDIFTETTIYDDKILTTRIRELAFLNKGLKLTFTDKRADTHEKLEFHYEGGIKSYVEFLDEKKETLLDEPIYVEGEQNGITVEVALQYTNDYRTNLLTFANNIHTYEGGTHESGFKTALTRVINDYATKQNIFKASDANLSGEDVREGLTAVVSVKHPDPQFEGQTKTKLGNADARSVTDRMFSDHFTKFLMENPSIARQIVDKGSLAARARLAAKRAREVTRKKNGLEISNLPGKLADNSSKDPEISELFIVEGDSAGGSAKSGRSRLTQAILPIRGKILNVEKASMEKILANEEIRTLFTAMGTGFGQEFDVEKARYHKLIIMTDADVDGAHIRTLLLTLFYRYMRPIVEAGYVYIAQPPLYRVKQGKMMRYIDSDEELQDVLGTLQPSPKPEVQRYKGLGEIDASQLWETTMDPENRRMLRVNVEDAEEADQIFEMLMGDRVEPRRLFIEENAVYMDPKSIDA, from the coding sequence TTGGCAGATGATCAATTGAACAAAGAAACAGAAGCCCAAATTGAGGCAAAAGAAGAACGGGCCAAATCTTATGATGCGAGCCAAATTCAAGTCTTAGAAGGACTCGAAGCGGTTCGTAAACGACCAGGGATGTACATTGGGACAACGAGTTCTCAAGGGTTACATCATTTGGTTTGGGAAATTATTGATAACGGGATTGATGAAGCGCTCGCTGGGTTTGCGACTGAAATTAACGTTGTCGTTGAACCTGATAATAGTATTACGGTGACCGATGATGGCCGGGGGATTCCAGTTGGGATTCAAGCTAAAACGGGTAAATCAGCGCTAGAAACCGTCTTTACGATTTTGCATGCCGGTGGTAAATTTGGCGGCGGCGGGTACAAAGTTTCTGGTGGATTGCATGGTGTTGGGGCCTCAGTCGTTAATGCCTTGTCAACCGAATTAGATGCCGTTGTTACACAAGGCGGCAAGCGTTATTACATCGATTTCAAACGTGGGAAAGTTCAAACACCAATGAAAATGATCGGCGACGCGCCCGAACATGAACATGGGACTAAAGTCCATTTCGTGCCAGATCCTGATATTTTCACGGAAACGACAATCTATGACGATAAAATTTTAACGACTCGGATTCGCGAATTAGCATTCTTGAATAAGGGCTTAAAACTAACGTTTACCGACAAACGGGCTGATACCCATGAAAAGCTTGAATTCCACTATGAAGGTGGGATTAAGAGTTACGTTGAATTCTTAGACGAAAAGAAGGAAACACTCCTTGATGAACCAATCTATGTTGAAGGCGAACAAAACGGGATTACCGTTGAAGTGGCGCTTCAATATACGAATGATTATCGGACCAATTTGTTAACATTTGCCAACAATATCCATACCTACGAAGGTGGGACGCATGAATCCGGCTTTAAGACGGCTTTAACGCGGGTCATTAACGACTACGCAACAAAGCAAAATATTTTCAAAGCAAGTGATGCGAACCTTTCAGGGGAAGATGTTCGTGAAGGGTTAACGGCTGTTGTCTCAGTTAAACATCCAGATCCTCAATTCGAAGGTCAAACTAAGACGAAGTTAGGAAATGCGGATGCTCGTTCAGTTACTGATCGGATGTTCTCAGATCACTTTACGAAGTTCTTGATGGAAAACCCATCAATCGCTCGTCAAATCGTTGATAAAGGCTCATTGGCTGCTAGAGCACGCTTAGCCGCTAAACGCGCACGTGAAGTTACCCGGAAGAAAAATGGGCTTGAAATCTCTAATTTACCTGGTAAGTTAGCTGATAACAGTAGTAAAGATCCTGAAATCTCAGAATTATTCATCGTCGAAGGGGATTCTGCCGGCGGTTCAGCGAAATCAGGTCGTTCACGTTTAACGCAAGCCATCTTGCCAATTCGTGGGAAAATCTTGAACGTTGAAAAAGCTAGCATGGAAAAAATCTTAGCGAATGAAGAAATTCGGACGCTCTTTACGGCCATGGGAACAGGCTTTGGACAAGAATTTGATGTCGAAAAGGCCCGTTATCATAAATTGATTATCATGACCGATGCCGATGTCGATGGCGCCCATATCCGGACGTTATTATTGACGTTATTCTATCGTTACATGCGCCCAATCGTTGAAGCTGGCTACGTCTATATCGCGCAACCACCTTTGTACCGGGTTAAACAAGGTAAGATGATGCGCTATATCGATTCTGATGAAGAATTGCAAGATGTCTTAGGCACCCTACAACCAAGTCCTAAACCAGAAGTACAACGTTACAAAGGGTTAGGTGAAATAGATGCCAGCCAATTATGGGAAACAACGATGGATCCTGAAAACAGACGGATGCTCCGCGTTAACGTGGAAGATGCTGAAGAAGCGGACCAAATTTTCGAAATGTTAATGGGTGATCGTGTTGAACCAAGACGCTTATTCATCGAAGAAAATGCCGTATACATGGATCCAAAGAGTATTGATGCGTAG